In Piliocolobus tephrosceles isolate RC106 chromosome 6, ASM277652v3, whole genome shotgun sequence, the following are encoded in one genomic region:
- the RHOV gene encoding rho-related GTP-binding protein RhoV gives MPPRELSEAEPPPLRAPTPPPRRRSAPQELGIKCVLVGDGAVGKSSLIVSYTCNGYPARYRPTALDTFSVQVLVDGAPVRIELWDTAGQEDFDRLRSLCYPDTDVFLACFSVVQPSSFQNITEKWLPEIRTHNPQAPVLLVGTQADLRDDVNVLIQLDQGGREGPVPQPQAQGLAEKIRACCYLECSALTQKNLKEVFDSAILSAIEHKARLEKKLNAKGVRTLSRCRWKKFFCFV, from the exons ATGCCGCCGCGGGAGCTGAGCGAGGCCGAGCCGCCCCCGCTCCGGGCCCCGACCCCTCCCCCGCGGCGGCGTAGCGCGCCCCAAGAACTGGGCATCAAGTGCGTGCTGGTGGGCGACGGCGCCGTGGGCAAGAGCAGCCTCATCGTCAGCTACACCTGCAATGGGTACCCCGCTCGTTACCGGCCCACTGCGCTGGACACCTTCTCCG TGCAAGTCCTGGTGGATGGAGCCCCGGTGCGCATTGAGCTCTGGGACACAGCCGGACAG GAGGATTTTGACCGACTTCGTTCCCTTTGCTACCCTGATACCGATGTCTTCCTGGCGTGCTTCAGCGTGGTGCAGCCCAGCTCCTTTCAAAACATCACAGAGAAATGGCTGCCCGAGATCCGCACGCACAACCCCCAGGCGCCTGTTCTGCTGGTGGGCACCCAGGCCGACCTGAGGGACGATGTCAACGTACTGATTCAGCTGGACCAGGGGGGCCGGGAGGGCCCCGTGCCCCAACCCCAGGCTCAGGGTCTGGCCGAGAAGATCCGAGCCTGCTGCTACCTGGAGTGCTCAGCCTTGACGCAGAAGAACCTGAAGGAAGTATTTGACTCGGCCATTCTCAGTGCCATAGAGCACAAAGCCCGGCTGGAGAAGAAACTGAATGCCAAAGGTGTGCGCACCCTCTCCCGCTGCCGCTGGAAGAAGTTCTTCTGCTTCGTTTGA